The genomic window AGACCGCCCTCGGCCGCGGTCTGCTCAGCGTCCTCTCCCGGGACCACCTGGAAGAGGAGGACTGGGAGGAGATCGAGGAGAGCCTGATCACCGCGGACGTCGGGATCGAGGCCACTCAGGTGATCGTCGAGCGGCTGCGTGAGCGGGTCCGGGTCCTCGGTTCCCGGACCGTCGCCGAGGTCCGCGAGCAGCTCGTCGAGGAACTCGTCGCCGCTCTGGAACCCGACATGGACCGCAGCCTGAAGACCGCCCCGCACGACGGCCGCCCGGCGGTGGTCCTGGTCGTCGGGGTGAACGGCGCGGGCAAGACCACCACCTGCGGCAAGATCGGCCGGGTGCTGATCGGCGACGGCGGCACCGTGCTGTTCGGCGCGGCCGACACGTTCCGGGCCGCGGCCGCCGACCAGATCCAGACCTGGGGCGAGCGGGTCGGTGCCGAGACCGTGCGCGGGCCGGAGGGCGGCGACCCGGCCAGCGTGGCGTTCGACGCGGTGAAGCGGGGCATCGACTCCGGCGTGGACACCGTGCTGATCGACACCGCGGGCCGGCTGCAGAACAAGGTCGGCCTGATGGACGAGCTGGGCAAGGTCAAGCGGGTGGTGGAGAAGCACGGCGCGGTCGACGAGACCCTGCTGGTGCTGGACGCCACAACCGGTCAGAACGGTCTGGAGCAGGCCCGGGTCTTCACCGAGGTGGTGGACGTCACCGGGGTCGTGCTGACCAAGCTGGACGGCACGGCCAAGGGCGGCATCGTCATCGCGGTGCAGCGCAAGCTCGGCATCCCGGTGAAGCTCGTCGGCCTCGGTGAGGGACCCGACGATCTCGCCCCGTTCGAGCCCAAGGCCTTCGTGGAAGCTCTTATCGGTTCCGACGCGTAGGCTCTTGGGGAGTTGTGGGGCTGATTCATCTGGGAGGCCGTTGGTGACGCATGAGCCGGTGCGCGAGATTCCGCTGCACGGTGGCAACGTCAGTACGGTCTCCCGGATCGGTGACACGGTCCGGCGTAACGCGGGGCCGTGGACACCGGCCGTGCACGCACTGCTGATCCACCTGGAGCGGGTCGGTTTCACCGGCTCGCCGCATGCCCTCGGGATGGACGAGAAGAACCGCGAGGTCCTCTCCTACCTGGACGGCGAGTGCGGGGAGTACCCGTTGGCCCCGCACTGGGTGACCGAGGAAGCGCTGGTCACCGTCGCGACGATGCTGCGGATGTTCCACGACGCGCAGTACGGGTTCGTCCCCCCGCCCGGCTCGGTGTGGCGCTCGTTCGGGCCGCCCCCGCCGGACACCGAGGTGATCTGCCACCACGACGCGGCCCCGCACAACGTGGTCTGGCGCCCGGACGGCACCCTGGCGCTGATCGATTTCGACCTGGCTTCGCCGGGCTCACGGCTCTATGACGTGGCGTACGCCGCATGGACCTGGGTTCCCCTCTTCAGTGACCGGGACTCGTACACGCTCGGGTGGAAGCGCCCGAACCGGCCGCGCCGGCTGCGGCTGTTCGCCGACGCGTACGGGCTGATCCCCCGGGACCGGCACCGGCTCGTCCGGACCATAAGGAAACGGATCGTCGACCACGTCGAGGGCATCCGCCGGATGGCCGCGGCCGGTGACCCGGCGTTCGTCCGGATCGTGCACAAGGGCCACCTGCGCCGGCCGATGCGGGACCTGCGACTGCTCGACTACGAGCGTCACACGTTGGAGTACGCACTCCGCTGAGGTCGGTACACGGTCTGTGAGCTTTTCTTCACACGTCGGAAACACGCCGTCACTCGCCGGTAATCGCGTCAAGACCGTGCGCGAAACAGGGGGACGGAAAGCTTCCGCGCATCCGGCCAGGGGCGATGTAGCCACGCTGAGCCGCGAGGAGGGATTCCGACTTTAGGAGGCCGGCGTGCCTGAACCGACGATTGATACTGGCAACACCGCCTGGCTGCTTATCTCCAGTGCGATCGTGTTGCTTATGACCCCTGGCCTGGCGCTGTTCTATGGCGGCCTGAACCGGTCCAAGGGTGTTCTGAACATGATCATGATGAGCTTCAGTGCGATGGGGCTCATTTCCATTCTGTGGTTCTTCTACGGATTCTCTCTCGCCTTCGGCTCCGACACCGCGAGTGTGATCGGCAACGTCGGTGACTACCTGGGCACCAAGACCTTCCTCGCCGAGGGCGACCTGTGGGGCGCCACCGCTGAGAACCCGAGCGGTACCGGTATCCCGCTCTACGTCTTCATGGCGTTCCAGATGATGTTCGCCATCATCACCGTCGCCCTGATCAGCGGCGCGATCAGTGACCGCGCCAAGTTCGGCGGCTGGCTGGTCTTCGCCGGTGCCTGGGCCACCCTGGTCTACTTCCCGGTCGCCCACTGGGTCTGGGGCGGTGGCTT from Actinoplanes derwentensis includes these protein-coding regions:
- a CDS encoding aminoglycoside phosphotransferase family protein — translated: MGSCGADSSGRPLVTHEPVREIPLHGGNVSTVSRIGDTVRRNAGPWTPAVHALLIHLERVGFTGSPHALGMDEKNREVLSYLDGECGEYPLAPHWVTEEALVTVATMLRMFHDAQYGFVPPPGSVWRSFGPPPPDTEVICHHDAAPHNVVWRPDGTLALIDFDLASPGSRLYDVAYAAWTWVPLFSDRDSYTLGWKRPNRPRRLRLFADAYGLIPRDRHRLVRTIRKRIVDHVEGIRRMAAAGDPAFVRIVHKGHLRRPMRDLRLLDYERHTLEYALR
- the ftsY gene encoding signal recognition particle-docking protein FtsY — its product is MEYVVAAVILLVVLIVGAVGLVVPKMRRRDLPPPPTVPTVPAEQEIPPLVEKPAPPVIVDEPVVEEPEPVVEAPVIETPEPSAGRLVRLRARLARSQTALGRGLLSVLSRDHLEEEDWEEIEESLITADVGIEATQVIVERLRERVRVLGSRTVAEVREQLVEELVAALEPDMDRSLKTAPHDGRPAVVLVVGVNGAGKTTTCGKIGRVLIGDGGTVLFGAADTFRAAAADQIQTWGERVGAETVRGPEGGDPASVAFDAVKRGIDSGVDTVLIDTAGRLQNKVGLMDELGKVKRVVEKHGAVDETLLVLDATTGQNGLEQARVFTEVVDVTGVVLTKLDGTAKGGIVIAVQRKLGIPVKLVGLGEGPDDLAPFEPKAFVEALIGSDA